Proteins encoded by one window of Simiduia curdlanivorans:
- a CDS encoding YqiA/YcfP family alpha/beta fold hydrolase, with amino-acid sequence MPTLLYIHGFLSSPQSHKAVQVKTWLQQYRADINYLCPALSPYPDAAKQTLLSALATADAPVGLMGSSLGGFWATWLAEQFDLRAALINPSVNPMAMLPAYIGKPVKNYHTEECYELGAEHLQQLREVDTPSVERVNNYWLFAQTGDEVLDYRLAEKKYAGCKQTIESGGDHAFQGFDRHLASSIEFLFD; translated from the coding sequence ATGCCGACATTGTTGTATATCCACGGCTTTTTGAGCTCGCCCCAATCCCACAAAGCCGTGCAAGTTAAAACCTGGTTGCAACAGTATCGCGCTGATATTAACTACCTATGTCCAGCACTATCGCCCTACCCAGATGCAGCGAAACAGACGCTGCTATCGGCTTTGGCAACGGCCGATGCACCGGTTGGGTTGATGGGCTCCTCCCTCGGTGGCTTTTGGGCCACTTGGCTGGCCGAACAATTTGATCTTCGAGCTGCCCTGATTAACCCCTCGGTAAATCCTATGGCGATGCTTCCCGCTTATATTGGCAAGCCGGTGAAAAACTACCACACCGAGGAATGCTATGAGCTAGGGGCTGAACACCTGCAACAATTGCGCGAAGTTGATACGCCATCTGTTGAGCGAGTTAACAACTATTGGCTGTTTGCCCAAACCGGCGATGAGGTTCTGGACTACCGGCTGGCGGAAAAAAAGTACGCCGGCTGTAAGCAAACCATCGAGTCAGGTGGCGATCACGCTTTCCAAGGTTTTGATCGTCACCTTGCAAGTTCCATAGAGTTTCTTTTTGATTAG